A stretch of DNA from Cottoperca gobio chromosome 18, fCotGob3.1, whole genome shotgun sequence:
CCGTCACGCACTCCGTCTCGCAATACGTCACGCAATACGTCTCGTACTGCGTCTTGCAATACGTCTCGTACTGCGTCTCGTACTGCGTCTCGTTCTGCGTCTCGTACTGCGTCACGTACTGCGTCTCGTACTGCGTCACGTACTGCGTCTCGTACTACGTCACGCACTCCGTCACGCACTCCGTCACTTAATACGTCGCGCACTCCGTCGCGCAATACGTCTCGCAATACGTCACGCAATACGTCTCGTACTGCGTCTCGTACTGCGTCTCGTACTGCGTCTCGTTCTGCGTCTCGTTCTGCGTCTCGTACTGCGTCACGTACTGCGTCTCGTACTGCGTCTCGTACTACGTCACTTAATATGTCACGCAATACGTCACGCAATACGTCTCGTACTGCGTCTCGTACTGCGTCTCGTACTGCGTCTCGTACTGCGTCACGTACTGCGTCTCGTACTACGTCATGGTACTGCAGGGAAGACATATCTTTACTGGCTGGTTCCCtccacaaaaaagaaaaattgtaaACTGaacctttacatttaaaatgtctctcTGCAGGCGTCCGTCCACcctctcatccctctcctcctctacaGCGACAGACacttccccccctcccccccgtACAGCCAGCCAATCGGTGTGCCTGGTGCCCAGCAGGCCAACACCCACTCCGCGACAATCACCTGTTACCACGGCAACAGCGTCACCAGGTGAGCTCGGGTTTTCAGCAAAATCTGAATTACTTCAACATTATACTAGAATATCAAAAGTATTACTGCAGCCACTAGTAATAGTACTTCTAAGAGAGAATCAGCACCAATACTGCTACTCCTGTCCTGTTAAATCTAGCGAAAGTACAAATCTAAATCTTAATACTCACCAGGGTGGACACTTCCATTGTGGGTCCGTTCTCCCGGCGAGCAAAAAGTAAATCACTTCAGACATCTTGATTATTTGCAGGAGAGCATTCTTTTTAAGACCTATGAAATCCTATTTGAGATAATCTTGAATTTTTGTTAAtgaatttaagactttttaacaACCCGcggtaaccccccccccccccccccccctctgtctgtctctcgcccTCAGCAGCAGACAGGCTGTGAAGAAGCCTCTGAATGCCTTCATGCTCTACATGAAGGAGACGAGACACAAAGTGCTGCAGgagggacgagagagagagagcgccgCCATTAACCGCATCCTTGGACGCAGGGTGAGAGAGTGAGCTCTGCACAGCCCTGATGATACACACAATCtaggtgcattgtgggaaaccTAGGGACTAAAAATTGGAACATCACTACTAGTACTACTTCTTATCTTTTCTTCCcactctctttttttaatttctaaaGAACAAAACAGAGTATATCAGGAGAGCAACATATAGTTGTAGtataggggctggtccaaggcaagcctgagccagccctaactataagctttatcatcTACTAAAGAAACAACCACTGCTAGTACCAGCACTACCACCatttctattgtttttggaGGTTGAACCACATAGGGACTAAAAGTTGGAACATCTCAGATGCTGCTGCTACTACGACTACTAGTACTACTTCCACGACAGCTACTACTCCAACTCCCATTTCTTCTACTGCTACTATGATGATGATGCATTTatgggacatgaatgcataccgatagagaggtagaggaggagagaggagctctgttcagcataactaggggctggtccaaggcaagcctgagcagccctaactataagcttcatCATATACTACAGTTTGAACCACATAGGGATTTaatctgtgttttaattaagtaaTACACTAAATCAGCAGATTCCTAAATGTGAAGACCAAAGGGATAAAATGTATCAGAGATGGAAGCATAACTAATAAcgcgtctctgtctctcagtggcACGCTCTGTCACGCTCTGAACAGTTCAAATACTACGATCTGGCCCAGAAGGAGAGACTGCTCCACATGCAGCTCTACCCTGGATGGTCCGCCAGGGATAACTAcgtatgtactgtactgtagatcCACCATGTACACTGTGTACATCACCATGTACACTGTGTACATCAGAAagcttcagcttcttcttcttcttcttcttcttcttcttcttcttcttcttcttcttcttcttcttcttcttcttcttcttcttcttcttctcttttcaggGTAAAAGGAAGAGGAAGCGGAGCCAGAAGCCAATAGGATGCAGCAACAGGTCCGGTATGTCCGGCAGTGACTCAGTCAGTAgaggcttggactgtgagccgtagggttgctggttcaagtcaccgacccgaCCTAAAAAAAATGCAGTGTGACttctacttggagaggtcccaattcacctcctgccctgctgtggtACCCTTGAGCAAGGGACCGTACatcctcactcccattgctccctgggCGCTGTAGAttagtagactcctggtactaggatgggttaaaagcagacaacaaatttcactgtgtgtgctgtgtgctctgcatgtgtgaccattaaaaagagggtttcatacCTCCCATTCTAGATTCTAAAGACAagaaataaaaggctttaatacatatacatacagtatactattACTcctaaaatgttattatatgtGGTATTATTATGGAGCCACAAGTTTCCAATCATGCACCACACACAATAttcacagtggtggaagaagtgtcATCTAAGTAATAATATCAACACTACAGTAGAAATACTCAGAGTAAaagccctgcattcaaaataagtACAAACGTATTAGAATCagaatatacttaaagtaccaaaagtaaaagtactcattttgcaaaatggcccatttcagaataataaatattatataattggattatattgatgcattaatgtgttcatcactttaatgttgttgtttttaccttacATACTGCTcagtagcttgtgaatttcccctcatggatcaataaagttttttttttttctttaattttgtattaataatatgaatatgaatagaAAGTAATGTTGTTAaataagtacaatatttccccgggagatgtagtggagtagaagtataaagtagtaccTCAAAGTAAAGTTTTCCTGCAGCTGGATTCTGAGTGCTGGATGAGACCTGAAGAGGcaacatgtgacacacacacacacacacacacacacacacacacacacacacacacacacacacacacacacacacacacacacacacacacacttcttcggGTTGTACTAAAATCCTGCACAGACCATTATTTTAAACCGCGGCAACTTCTTGAGTGGTTTATATTGCATGTGGGTGTCGGGcctgtgtgtagtgtgtgtttttgtatataCTCGTTCTAAAagtaaacataaaacacactttctgtTCCTTGTTGAATTAATCCATTTTGTATTAAACTATTGTTCGTCTCTAGGGTTTAATTGActttaaacaggaagtgtgtctgAAGCGGGGACTgtgttaaaacatgtttgttgttcaataaaaagaagaaatctgaATCTTTGGAAGACCCTATGAATGCATCATTCTGTCaagtcaaatgtgtgtgttcatcaggGGTGGAGGATACTTatgtaaaagtactaataccaaaGAACCCTCACATGACCAACTCTGCAACCATACAACTTATGACCTCCCTGCTAACACTTAGCAGGTATAATGATTACAATGTTCACCAACTGAGCTTAGTACGTTAACATTAGCAGTAAACATAAAGTACAGATGAGGCTGATGAATGTCATCAGTTCTGCAGGTACTTGGTAATAACCAAAGGACtgttgacctgatggtggcgcaAGAAGACAattcagaggatcaccaaagaaTGTCATCACAATCCATCCATGTCGGAGTAACGTTTATAcggctagcatggctaaaaaccaccatgtttgttttatttacaacacAACATCAATCGTCTAATACCAACTCTGACTGAAAATACATCTTTTATTATCAAAGCAACCATCTGTAACATTTTGTTCACGTCAACTTATAATGAACTTTGAGAAGGTGGAACATCAGGTAACATGTATAAAAAGTTACTTTTATGGAGCTTTATGAAACAACAATCTTCATTTATCCAACTTTAAATCTGCAGTAGTTTCAGTGGAAGATGTTTCACCGATTTATATACAAAGAATGTTGTAAAATTAATAAGATGTTTTTAtggttaaatatgttattttaaaaacgATACCTCCATCTGATTTTTAGACTTTGCCGTTGGCTGTTCTGTCACCTCAGCCCTGTTTAGCTCAGGTAACCATTCAGCAATATCTTCTGACCATCTGGGCTGGGGTTCAGTGCAGTTGACGCCTTGTGAACCAGagatggtaataataataataataataataataataataataataataataataataataataataataataaaatacaaagcacAATTCACTCTTCAGATACTtcacatatttattaaaatatcacAGATgaaacattactttacattactgcaTAACTTCCAGAGTAAGAAGTGGACTAATGACTTAACTAGTGAATTAAGAAACAAGGAGCTCATCGGTTGTAAGGATGCATTGAGCCGGGTGCAGATTTGAGGTTTGTCTTGATGCTGCTCAGCATCTTTCCTGCTTGTTGGCTTGAACCACCACCGATGGTGACCTGCTGTAAGGTCGGACCTCCACTCATCATGGGCCCTTGTCCTGGATGTCCAGGGGCCACTGGACCTGGAGGCATACATTTAGAAAGCCCCTTTTAATAAAATCTTAATTTTACAGCTGTTCATTAATATACTTTCATGCTTcctcttctttacttttcttcagcagctctgtaaaaaaaaggaaatttgcATTAATAAGACTTATggaacaaataaattaaaaagtagGAACTAAAAGGAAGTTCAGGTTTAACACTGTTTTACAATGTTACAGCTATGACATTTCCTTAAAAGCCAAACTGTTGCACTAAGGAGTTACATTTCATCAAAACAAGCTTAGTAATTTGAGAACTCATTGCTCTGCAACAAGATGTGATAGCGTACAGAGCTGATGCCACCAAATGCAACTCATGCCAAGTGTACCCACCACATATtctagcactttgagttttgtttacacaaatgaaaagtgcgcctataaataaaatgtattattattattcccacGTTGTCATTACTGAGGCAACTTTTTGATGATTGGttcgaaaaaaaaaaagtcacccGAGGAATTGTTAAAAAGCACTGATATTTCTTTAATTTCAGAACATTGCAGCATGGGATTTTCTAAGTAAGTTGCAATTaactatatttacataaaacCACAGTAATGAGTCATACCTTCATTCAGTTTCCTTATTTCTTCTGATTGCATTTTGAGTTGTTGTTCAAGCATGACGCAGTTGGCGCAACCTGCAATACAATTGAAATCATTACATTACTGAGGAAATGGTCTCTGTCAAATCATTTTCTATCGtcagttttatattttctgtgtaCCAGACTTGGTTAAGTGTGGGGACTACCTGATGTATAACTTCCATACTCATGCTTCCTCCAACCAACGCCATGTGGTCATGGTGACCTAATGCAGTTATTATCCAGACACCAGTTTGAAGTTCAATTCTCAAACTGGTCTATACAATTAATTTAGGTTACTTTTCATTGCCTTATTCATTAATGCAAGACCCCAATGCTCTTTAATAGTGTAGCAATTTATACAATGGGACAGTTTGACTTGATAGATGTGTTCATCTTATAGCTGAACATATAAATTTGTGTCACTTCAAACATTACCGGACAAGCATTATCGATATAAACCAAACTTTTGCAGCATCAGAAAACATAAAACCTCCACTAGCTGTTtacacaaaataatgtttgattAAAGCTTGGGTAGGTAGTTTATTTTGGCATcattgaattacaatatgctgaaaggttagTATGGAATTTTGGCCCAATGACACCAAAAATAAACTACCATACCCAACTTTAAACGGAGTTGTTAACAAGAAAGATGGCTGATGcaggaaaataattatttcaaaaCAATCTAAAGATGGACATAAGTACAAGATTTCAGTTGGTCAGCCTGTAAACAAATCCTATTAGATAATATACTAAGTAGGTTATTGGACTTGTCAAGTAGGCACCTAACATCAGATGTTTGAATAAATGAAACCTCCAGTGGCCTCAGCTGTCCATTTTTGGCATCTCAGCTCTTACCATGGCCTTGGGGTTTAGCGAGCAGAGCTTTGTGGCTGCTCGCAGGCAGTTTCAGTTTCGCTCTGCTAACAGCATCGCAAGAGGTTGAGATTTCAGCAGCAGTACTGGCTCCCATTGCAGCATCTGAAATCATGTGATAAAGAACATGAAAGTAACTCACATAAAGTCCAGGTTACTGAACTCACTAGACCATGAAACGCTCCAGCAACAAACAACATCACAATCTGGCATACACTGTGTGAGTACACTGTGTGGTACACTCCCAACCTACCATCCCTTTGGTTTTTAGCTGGCAAAGCTCTCTTACTGGTTGTGGGCCGTTTCAGGTTTTTGGATGCATTTGCAGCATCACAGGAAGATGGTGAGGTTTCACCACTACCATACGGTAAGGGAGTATCTGAAAGGTTGAGATAAAAGTGAGTGTGAATTTAGTAAGTTGAGAAAAGTCCAGTTTTTGAACCCCATCACAACAACTTTTGTGCAAATACTAAGCATCAATTCTTTGAAATACTAAAAGTAGCTGAACGATAAGTGTTTCTCTACAGagtttctttttaccaattttctttctctttgctatTGGCATAGCTTCCCCTCTGGTTAAGCGTTGCTTATTTGCTTGTGAAGTCTTCGTCATAGGGTTAGTAGCTACTTGTGTATaaagaacaacaaaaaacattacatCACAACATAACATTGTAGTTAAAAGTGAGATTATTTTGTAGGATTTTTCATGTGTTGCTGGTAATTATTATTCgccaacacaaacattaaaaggaATCTCATTGTGTTTTGTCTCGCTAGCTGCTTGTTTATTATTGGAGCTCAGaaacacaactgtgtgtgtatgaatactATATGTAATTTAAAACTCAGTACTgccaaatgtacatttatttttcatatatgtaaatatatgataAAATAAACAGTCAAAGCATACATTCTGACCCCTATATGAGTACCTGTAGTAGGTCCACAAAGTTTATTAGAGCTTAAAGAAGCTGATGTGTTGTTTCTCACTGATTGCGGCCTGAGACCTGTTGCAGCTCTCTGGATGCCTGACAGTATGCCACTCAACTGCGGTCTCTGCAAGCCTGAATGAGGTTGCTTGGATCCTAATGTCGGCAAAGAGGGACGACAGTGTGGATAGTGAATACGGTGAACACACACTTCATCTGCTATTGAGAGGGCATTATACTGTTCGCAGCTAAAAGTAGGACTTAAGAGTTAAGAATGGGGGAATGCTTTGtctaaaaaataatacatgaaCAAATGTTAACATTAGTTCAAAAAGTACACAGATACTTACAGTTATCATCCCATACTATTAAGAATTTACCctcaacatttatttagaatAAAACTGCAATCTTCCAAGCCCATTCTAAAAATAGAATAGACACTGCCTACCTGTTGTCGCACGTAACTTGTAAGAGCTGGATATTCCTGTGGTCTTAAGTACACAAGAAGAGAGGTTATCATCAACATACTGTCAACAATTAGTTGTCTGGTCTCAGTCATGAAAAAAGGATTTACAGATGACTCTGACATGGTCAATTGAGTTCATCTGTGCTGTCAACTTTATACACATGGTGgataacaacaaaataaatatactaCCTGGGGAGGATCAGAAGCAGAAGTATATCTCAAAGCTTCGGCTAGGGTTCTTTGTCTCGTCATGGGTAGGCCTAATGTCAACGCCTCAAACCTCCCTGGAAGTGCAGAGGGCGGCTTGTGTTTCAACAACTGGGATGCAGCACTCGAAGGAAGCAAAAGGGATTCAGCAGCTGGATGCGGCAAGAATGTTTTACGGTTAGTCATTGGTGTTGAAGTGATCAAAGAGTCTGCCTTTAAATCTAGGGTATCATCCCAATTTAAtgtgtttgctttgcttttttccAAATCCATGCTTTGATGGCCCAAACTATTGGAAAGACCATTTGTCACAGGCAGACCTGATTGTGAATGATCCTTAGTGTCACGTCGGCCAGCTCCAGAAGCCACCGCAACAGCTGGATTAGCTTCAAACGTGCTCTCAGGGGTGTCAACCATCTTGGCATTAGGGTCTGTAGCTGTAGTCCCATTATGTCTAAACGGTTCAGGATGGTGGACTTCAGAATTGTTTTCTTTAGGGCTACTTGTTGCATTAGGAGAGGGCTTGTCGAAGGTGTTCTGGTTACCGTCACTTGAGCCTGATTCTGACAAAGTTATTGTGCCATTCTGCTTCGGAGGAGGCTTAGTATCGAAAGTGTTGTTTTGGAGGCAAAAGGTTGTAGCACCAGCGTCCCCTAAAATAGTATTGACACTAGATTTTTGAAGAGAATGTCTATCAAAAGTGGCGTTCTGCATATCACCTGGACCACTTGTCTTTACAGCGGAGCAATTTTGATTCATTTCAAGGGAAGTTTCGGTGATGTTCTTAAAGACCGAAGTAGCCTCAACCGCATTGGGACTGTTTACATTAAATTGGGGAAGATCCAGGGTCTTATTCTGAGGGCATTGTATTTGAGCAGTGGTGCTCAAATCGGTGGAGGAACTCAACTGCGCGGCCTGGAGGGAGGTGAACGCGCCGTTCACAAACCCAGATGTTTTTGGCCTTGGTTGTGGCTCATTGCTAGTCAACTCTACATCATGGCTGGTAAGTAGCTCTTCATTGTTGGCTTCCACAGTATTAGAGTTCACCACAGGTTCAACATAAAGCTCAAAGGTGACATTCTTTAAACTTGTGTTGCACTGCATATCAGATGTAGATAACTGTGATGCAGCACACTGAACAGCCATGTCACTTGAGGAGTTTTTGTTGTGTGTAACATTAGCAGATGTATCCTCAGCTGATGTTTGAATCTTCACCATGTTTGGTCCACTGGGCTCCAATGAAGGCCTGCTGTTTTCCAAAACACTGCTTGTAGAAATATCCTGAGTTACTTCCAAGGAGGTTTGCCTAATGTCTCCCCCCTCACTCTTATCAGATCGTTCACTAAAAGAGATTGTGGTGTGGGTGACATTGCCAGTAAGAGTACTACTTGGCAATTCTTCTCTTTGAATCATGTCTGATCTGCAAGGCTCTGCCACAATTTGGTTATTGAACTCCGAGGGAGGCATGCTGTTTTTCAAACTATCCACTGGTGAAATATCCTGTATGACCTCCATGGAGGATAATTCCTCAAATTGTAATAGCTCGGAATCACGCGTAACATCAAGAAGAGTTATTTCTGGGAAGTATCGGACATCCAGAAAGCAAACGGGAGCATACATACTCTCAGAAAGGTCAACCATCTTGTCATCAGAGTCTGAAGCTGTTGTCCCATTATGTTTTACAGGAGAGTGGACATCAGAGTCATTTTCTTTATCACTCATACTGTGATCTGAATAACATGTATCATCAAGGAAGGTAATTTCTGGCAAGCATTCATCTTTCAGCCAGTATACAGGAGAATCCATGCCAGTAATGATTGGAGAGAAGAAATTGTTTCAGGTgatctctcagtctctctgtgcCTGCAGCCTGTGGATTAGACAATATAatgaacacaaaacattttaacttttatATTACCAGATCATGTAAACTTACATTGGGCCAATATTCCACAATTATTGCCAAATATGAGGTCGAAATGGCGTCACTACTCTATTTTGCGTTTATGGCAACCTAAAATACCCTATATtatcgggaacctatggctctttcgagatatggctcgcagacaattttgagctgacattttttaacatgattaacaagtaatatataattatactgtgtcattttaaagtaaaacatttagcagcggatttagttttagttctcccctctcctttcctccgctccttctttgactgtaactgtgttggcacgtgtgtgtgtgtgtgtgagcgtgtttgtgtgtgtatgcgtgtgtagggggcggagccctgcccttagcgaaacagcagaggagaaactgcgcaaagcaagcagtagaccaggggtgtcaaactcaatcacagagagggccaacattaatgcatcgtttcgggggtgaagcttggaaactgcagcgcccacagagtcatactttgccttgagtgtgtcataacactggaggtcaatcagctccatttggatgttcacatgtgctgtttccacgtcaactgcaaacggattactgagcagttcatgcgcagtcgggaacacagcggtggagatggttggTCAGTGTTCGTGAACGTGATGTACTTAAAActcaatgttattaaatatatggctctcaaggaaatacatttaaaaatatttggcttttatggctctacatgccaaaaaggttcccgacccctgaccaATAGTAAGTgggtaaaaaaaatacaaatcaaaaacactttaaaattaCAAAGTAAAGCCAACTGATGACCACAGTCCAGTGTCAACCACTTGTGTTAATAAACGTCCAGCACTGACAGTACATTAAGAATGTCAACTTAACCTCAGTTTAGTTAGGCAGAAAACATTATAAGTTAGAATCAATAACATCGCAACTTCAGCCAGCAGAGGATGATCTCCGACAGTGCAGGTAACATACACAACATGATAGTTAAAATAAACCATTGACAGATGTTGTTTTATCTTGAGAGGTTACAGTAGAGACGTTATTCTTCAGACATGTCAGTCCCGAACAACGTTAAGCTAATATTAGCTTGGTAACGTTAGTTGGTAGAACGGAAACAACTTTGACTTACCTAACTGCTTGAGGGAGGTTTATGTCTGGGAAAAGACTTTAAACCCTTAACTCGAAGTTCGagtttgttgaataaaacactttaactaACGTCAACTAAACTTTGAAATAGGAGCGCAGCTCTGGTTCCAACGTCAGTTTTCCTCGCGCTCGATGGATAATTCCAACCAATCACAGCTGAAGGTTTCTTCTTCATGAGTTTAATAGTGAGTGATGTCCATGCGATGCAGCAATACTGCCATCTACTGTCTCGTTAAAACTAGACTTTGATATTTAAAACCTCTTAGGAGgcgggcgaatttacccgaaaatacctgcaaacgacatacccaaagtaaattgaaagctgctcttcaaccatttgcaccagctgcatgattttggtctcattcaaaagataactctcttattgttggtgcaaaacagtgaagaatcactccaagtgcttctggcactgagtgatagtggtctgaatatactgaatttgaagaaaatacactctgccagaatttctttgttgaaaaagatgtctgaagatgggtataacTGGTAGTCccgctgaaatacacaatagaaacatagaaccaagtttatcaagttcaccaccaaatttcagataaaaagggataaaaacttaatttattagacagctttttctaag
This window harbors:
- the LOC115023825 gene encoding uncharacterized protein LOC115023825 isoform X4 is translated as MDSPVYWLKDECLPEITFLDDTCYSDHSMSDKENDSDVHSPVKHNGTTASDSDDKMVDLSESMYAPVCFLDVRYFPEITLLDVTRDSELLQFEELSSMEVIQDISPVDSLKNSMPPSEFNNQIVAEPCRSDMIQREELPSSTLTGNVTHTTISFSERSDKSEGGDIRQTSLEVTQDISTSSVLENSRPSLEPSGPNMVKIQTSAEDTSANVTHNKNSSSDMAVQCAASQLSTSDMQCNTSLKNVTFELYVEPVVNSNTVEANNEELLTSHDVELTSNEPQPRPKTSGFVNGAFTSLQAAQLSSSTDLSTTAQIQCPQNKTLDLPQFNVNSPNAVEATSVFKNITETSLEMNQNCSAVKTSGPGDMQNATFDRHSLQKSSVNTILGDAGATTFCLQNNTFDTKPPPKQNGTITLSESGSSDGNQNTFDKPSPNATSSPKENNSEVHHPEPFRHNGTTATDPNAKMVDTPESTFEANPAVAVASGAGRRDTKDHSQSGLPVTNGLSNSLGHQSMDLEKSKANTLNWDDTLDLKADSLITSTPMTNRKTFLPHPAAESLLLPSSAASQLLKHKPPSALPGRFEALTLGLPMTRQRTLAEALRYTSASDPPQTTGISSSYKLRATTGSKQPHSGLQRPQLSGILSGIQRAATGLRPQSVRNNTSASLSSNKLCGPTTVATNPMTKTSQANKQRLTRGEAMPIAKRKKIDTPLPYGSGETSPSSCDAANASKNLKRPTTSKRALPAKNQRDDAAMGASTAAEISTSCDAVSRAKLKLPASSHKALLAKPQGHGCANCVMLEQQLKMQSEEIRKLNEELLKKSLQVQWPLDIQDKGP
- the LOC115023825 gene encoding uncharacterized protein LOC115023825 isoform X1, producing MDSPVYWLKDECLPEITFLDDTCYSDHSMSDKENDSDVHSPVKHNGTTASDSDDKMVDLSESMYAPVCFLDVRYFPEITLLDVTRDSELLQFEELSSMEVIQDISPVDSLKNSMPPSEFNNQIVAEPCRSDMIQREELPSSTLTGNVTHTTISFSERSDKSEGGDIRQTSLEVTQDISTSSVLENSRPSLEPSGPNMVKIQTSAEDTSANVTHNKNSSSDMAVQCAASQLSTSDMQCNTSLKNVTFELYVEPVVNSNTVEANNEELLTSHDVELTSNEPQPRPKTSGFVNGAFTSLQAAQLSSSTDLSTTAQIQCPQNKTLDLPQFNVNSPNAVEATSVFKNITETSLEMNQNCSAVKTSGPGDMQNATFDRHSLQKSSVNTILGDAGATTFCLQNNTFDTKPPPKQNGTITLSESGSSDGNQNTFDKPSPNATSSPKENNSEVHHPEPFRHNGTTATDPNAKMVDTPESTFEANPAVAVASGAGRRDTKDHSQSGLPVTNGLSNSLGHQSMDLEKSKANTLNWDDTLDLKADSLITSTPMTNRKTFLPHPAAESLLLPSSAASQLLKHKPPSALPGRFEALTLGLPMTRQRTLAEALRYTSASDPPQTTGISSSYKLRATTGSKQPHSGLQRPQLSGILSGIQRAATGLRPQSVRNNTSASLSSNKLCGPTTVATNPMTKTSQANKQRLTRGEAMPIAKRKKIDTPLPYGSGETSPSSCDAANASKNLKRPTTSKRALPAKNQRDDAAMGASTAAEISTSCDAVSRAKLKLPASSHKALLAKPQGHGCANCVMLEQQLKMQSEEIRKLNEELLKKSPVAPGHPGQGPMMSGGPTLQQVTIGGGSSQQAGKMLSSIKTNLKSAPGSMHPYNR
- the LOC115023825 gene encoding uncharacterized protein LOC115023825 isoform X3 — protein: MDSPVYWLKDECLPEITFLDDTCYSDHSMSDKENDSDVHSPVKHNGTTASDSDDKMVDLSESMYAPVCFLDVRYFPEITLLDVTRDSELLQFEELSSMEVIQDISPVDSLKNSMPPSEFNNQIVAEPCRSDMIQREELPSSTLTGNVTHTTISFSERSDKSEGGDIRQTSLEVTQDISTSSVLENSRPSLEPSGPNMVKIQTSAEDTSANVTHNKNSSSDMAVQCAASQLSTSDMQCNTSLKNVTFELYVEPVVNSNTVEANNEELLTSHDVELTSNEPQPRPKTSGFVNGAFTSLQAAQLSSSTDLSTTAQIQCPQNKTLDLPQFNVNSPNAVEATSVFKNITETSLEMNQNCSAVKTSGPGDMQNATFDRHSLQKSSVNTILGDAGATTFCLQNNTFDTKPPPKQNGTITLSESGSSDGNQNTFDKPSPNATSSPKENNSEVHHPEPFRHNGTTATDPNAKMVDTPESTFEANPAVAVASGAGRRDTKDHSQSGLPVTNGLSNSLGHQSMDLEKSKANTLNWDDTLDLKADSLITSTPMTNRKTFLPHPAAESLLLPSSAASQLLKHKPPSALPGRFEALTLGLPMTRQRTLAEALRYTSASDPPQTTGISSSYKLRATTGSKQPHSGLQRPQLSGILSGIQRAATGLRPQSVRNNTSASLSSNKLCGPTTDTPLPYGSGETSPSSCDAANASKNLKRPTTSKRALPAKNQRDDAAMGASTAAEISTSCDAVSRAKLKLPASSHKALLAKPQGHGCANCVMLEQQLKMQSEEIRKLNEELLKKSPVAPGHPGQGPMMSGGPTLQQVTIGGGSSQQAGKMLSSIKTNLKSAPGSMHPYNR
- the LOC115023825 gene encoding uncharacterized protein LOC115023825 isoform X2, which gives rise to MDSPVYWLKDECLPEITFLDDTCYSDHSMSDKENDSDVHSPVKHNGTTASDSDDKMVDLSESMYAPVCFLDVRYFPEITLLDVTRDSELLQFEELSSMEVIQDISPVDSLKNSMPPSEFNNQIVAEPCRSDMIQREELPSSTLTGNVTHTTISFSERSDKSEGGDIRQTSLEVTQDISTSSVLENSRPSLEPSGPNMVKIQTSAEDTSANVTHNKNSSSDMAVQCAASQLSTSDMQCNTSLKNVTFELYVEPVVNSNTVEANNEELLTSHDVELTSNEPQPRPKTSGFVNGAFTSLQAAQLSSSTDLSTTAQIQCPQNKTLDLPQFNVNSPNAVEATSVFKNITETSLEMNQNCSAVKTSGPGDMQNATFDRHSLQKSSVNTILGDAGATTFCLQNNTFDTKPPPKQNGTITLSESGSSDGNQNTFDKPSPNATSSPKENNSEVHHPEPFRHNGTTATDPNAKMVDTPESTFEANPAVAVASGAGRRDTKDHSQSGLPVTNGLSNSLGHQSMDLEKSKANTLNWDDTLDLKADSLITSTPMTNRKTFLPHPAAESLLLPSSAASQLLKHKPPSALPGRFEALTLGLPMTRQRTLAEALRYTSASDPPQTTGISSSYKLRATTGSKQPHSGLQRPQLSGILSGIQRAATGLRPQSVRNNTSASLSSNKLCGPTTATNPMTKTSQANKQRLTRGEAMPIAKRKKIDTPLPYGSGETSPSSCDAANASKNLKRPTTSKRALPAKNQRDDAAMGASTAAEISTSCDAVSRAKLKLPASSHKALLAKPQGHGCANCVMLEQQLKMQSEEIRKLNEELLKKSPVAPGHPGQGPMMSGGPTLQQVTIGGGSSQQAGKMLSSIKTNLKSAPGSMHPYNR